Below is a genomic region from Xiphophorus couchianus chromosome 9, X_couchianus-1.0, whole genome shotgun sequence.
TCCCCAAATTTCACTTAATCATGCAAGCAGATTAAGTTAAGGATGTAGTAATAAGGCTATGTTAATCTTTTTATCTTAGCTTTTAATGGATTTTGACATCATGAATGGATTTTGACTATTTGTACTCAGTTGTCCACACTGAGGTACCTGGACATGATTTAAAAGctaacattcagattttttttaaagaacaacaaTTTGATTAAAGTCACATGTTTCAAGAAAATACTCTTCACAAAAGGAAGAGTTTCTATATTACTGTCGGAGGCATCTTGCACACTGTTAACAGATCAGATTATTAGAtgctggtttgtgtttttggtgaGACTCATTAATGAAACTCACTTGATGATTACTGTTGTTTTATCTGAGGCAGGAGCATGCTTTTCTGCCTCCGCATTTCCTGGGGGGTGATCCTCTTCCTATAATTAACCCCATTAATTGAGTGTCAGGCCGCAATTAACAAATGAACACCTCATGAAGTAGTTCAGCTTTGTGAGAAGAGAATAATCAGCGCTAGTTTCAGAGCTCCAAATGCTTCCCGTGTGCCGAGGAAAGTCAAAGTGTTAACGCAGAATGCAATTTGCTTCCAAAAAGTGGAAAGGAggttaaaaaatagttttgcttCATTCGAAACAATGTGGACATGTGATTAATCTACttcatttgtcttttgtgtttCCACAGTGCAGCAGGAGGAAGTCATTTTTTTAGCATTCAGAGTTTTGTGAGacagattaaagaaaacatgttgaagtgtTTCATAGTAAACATAAATTATCCTCTTATCCTGTTATGTTCCAGGTCCCTCGTCACAGTGATCCCACTGGGATGGGAACACCGGACCGCAGCATGCATCGACATACCGCCAGTTTCTCAGCTGATCACATAGGTAGGCCTCATATTACTGCAAAAACTTATCTAGGCAAACTATTACACATTTATTACTTTGCAACGTTTGGTTAATAACAAATTTTTAAGTTTATGTTTACAGGTGTcagatagaaaaacaaactgaatataTTCAGATTGTGTACTTTCTGATTTTAGACATTTAAGTTATTCCCCCCATTTAGACACCCTCATTATAACTGTAAAAGATATTTATGATAGGTTTTAATCTTCTTATATTGATACTCTGATTTATATTATAGGAATATTGAAGgctttaaagcaacatttagcTCAAAATATCTTGGGTTAAAAACTAACTAGTGATTTCTCATCTGGCAAACAGGCTGCTGTTTTCCTCAGACTCAGCACTTTAGATCATAGCATTAGTTTATGTTCTATCTCTTTCATACATGTTAATAATATTCTGTTGAAAATTAACTGtctcattttattgtttactgtTAGTTATACAATATATGGATGTGATTGGATCCTTTTATAGCGTCATGCTGCACTTCTAAGTTTTACTTTGTCTTTCTGTAGATGCTTCTCTCTATGGAAGCTACAGACAGAGGACAGAGCAAGTAAGTCTGATTATTATCTTTGAAATTGGGACGCCATGccaaagtttaaagaatgaatgaatgaatgtgcCCCATCATGGTTGAGACACAGATGAAAcactattcttttttttgtattagttTATGTCTAAAGGATTTTTGTAGGGATATCAGATTAAATGGGGCTGGATACAtactttttaaccatttttaaaaagcaggttCTCCCACTTCCTGACTAGGGCTGTATAATTTGAtcaattctacaaaaaaaaaatcgataTTTCTTTCCTCAGAAAGTACCGATTTTTCATCTGCgagtatcaataaattaaatcctactttgagttttatgtcaaacccacatgaattaaatgacagTTATCACAGATGACATTTTTTACCCAGTTGCACttgtacattaaaaatgtaatgaagcAACCAGttacaattaattaaataatgaaatagatAAGTTACCTTATCTAAGTGAGTAAGACAAAAAAGATTCATTTTGTGCATAACCAAATACAAAAAGCCgcataattaacatttaaataaagcaaatgtataacaaacacaacatttattaCACCAGTATTACACCATCAGTTCAATTAAATCAATCCAAGTATATGGAACAGTGACACAATGTCACCAAAATCACTCTGTCcctctaaaatctttcagaaaatcttaaaaatgtattgaatcaTATCGTTTGCTGAATATTGTAACATATATCGTACTGTGAGCAGAATATCGTGTATCGTATTGTATGAGATTAGTGTATCGCTACAGCCCTATTCCTGACACCTCAGTTATGAACAGAATTTATGTTCTACTGCGTAAAATCTTAATACAATAGATTGTGTTTTTAACCTGACAAAATATGTAGTTCAAGATGTTTGAATAGATTTTAGAGGCGTAGTCGCAAACATTATATACACTATTATCAATAATGACAACCTGGGAATACAGATAAGTTCTTTGTATTAAAGTGCGCTTTAGGACTAGAgctaaaatatgtataaaatagATTGTGCATAAATTCCTCAATTGCTTACATTAGtttgtttaaaagtttcaaGGTGAACACGGCTCACAACTTGAGTggcaatttttaatttttattattttattactttttctaGATAGAATCGGCTCCAGCGAGGCTCCAGGCGTCTCCGGAGACACGTTCCCGACATGAACCCGAGATCAAAGGCCCAGGCTGGACCGAGCTGCGGCGGACCCGGTCCGTCTCAGCTTGCTCCGGCCTGGCAGTGTCAGAATCAGGGAGGCTTCTGAATGTCAGCAGCTGCTTCCTCAAAGACCGGTAAATCCCTTCTCCTCACAGGGTTTTTACgttttattacaactttttaaacCTGGAAAGTGTCTCAAGATGAAACTATCTTTGGTTCAGtcttaaaacaatttcagtgaCCAGAAGCAGCTGGCAGAGATTAGTCTGCGTTACTAATTATCAAAACATTCTTAGGGAGTTTGGAAAATgttggagatttaagtttaatctacaataaattgaaaaaaaatctaatcaaattcAAGAAGGAACATAATATTTATATCTAACTTTTATTTCTACGTGTtagatatgaaaaaaatatttcatttaaacgCCGATGCTGCTTGCTGCAGACCGTCCTCATTGTCACACTGAAGCTGGAGCGACAACAATCCTCATTTTTTCCTGATGTTTACCCTGAATTTGTCGAGCTCCATCTGTGCGCATCGTTTGTGTTTGCCCAAAAGATCTCGAAAGCAAAACAGGCACCTGTATGAGTTCCCAATTACCGTGTACAGCAAATAAAGGGAAATCCCAGGAGGTGTCTGGATACGCTGCTGCCGGGCAAATCTGTGGCTGTGTGTGCtcatgtgcgtgtgtgtgtacatatataTCTAATCTTTAATTTTGATCACACTCGACGGGAGGGTTGAATTCTCCTCCACCTTTTAAATTACAGAAGCTGATGTCTTGTCATGTTTGGTCATTACTGAAGAAGGAGGCAGCAAGAAgggaaaacaaagaggaaatggtattgatttgtgtttctgcttgAGACTGATGCATTTGACCCGATGCACACTTTAATACGTTCAGTGAGACCTTGTCATCAATCACAGGAGATGTGAGCCGAGCGCGCCGATGCGACCGACATcccgttttgtttgtttgctccGCTTTGCTCAGTCCATaagtaaacattaaaatcaatAGACAATCTTAAACTGCAAAGTAAATTGCAGGAAATGAAGAATACTTTTCTCTCATCTGGAAACGCGGCAGGATTCGCTGGGTGGGAGATTAGACTTGGCCTTTGTAGATTCCCTCTGACAGTGAAGGGGGCACGTCTTCTTCACCAATCTATGATCtataaagaaaatgacagatgCCAGTGGCAGCTTTCTGCCCCCTAAGCCTCTGAGTCTCAGTCTATTCATGTCTCGGGATGATTTGTCCTTGATGACTTTTTGATGCAGGTACCGAGTTTATCTGATTACAGATGAAAAGCTCCTGTTCAAACACTACCAGCGAGGACGAGACCCGAGTCAATCTGTCACTTATCACCCCTCCAGTACCAACAAATGGACGTGAATGAGAGGCAATACAGgaggatttgtttttatcagtccAATCTTTTGTGTCTTGACTtactgtagaaaatatttatttgtaaagcaatGGTAAAGATAAATTATTGCTTTAAATACCATACACTGTTGGTCATTAGTATTAGTTACTTtgttaaaataacaaagaaactgagttatttcacaagaaaaaatCATAATGGTTGTTTAGAGAATGTTTAATTGCTAGTAAAGAACTGAAGTGTCAGGTTGTGATCTCAACATCATCGCTCATGTCTTATCTTTGGTTGGAGCACAGACTAGTGGACGCAACTTACATTACCAAAATATATAtcataatattaatataatttttaaaaaatctcggTAAATTTTAATATATCTTTTGAAATTCTAttcaaaaaggggaaaaaaaacaacaacttttttttctccctttagctttcttgattttttgtttttggttagaGTCTATTTTATCATGCCTGAGTGTTCATATAGCCAAACAAATGTTGCtgtcagacaaagataacctaagaaaaaagaaaaaaaaacaagagggtGTTCTcagtcaattaaaaaacaaaaagataatcaataaaacattgtgtCCTGATCTAAAAAACATAAGATCAAATGAGAAACACAGTCATTGACATCTTCTCAGTCTGGAAAGGGTCACAAACCCATTTCTACAGCTTTGGGAATTCAAGTTCACTTTGTCTGTGGATAACAAAGTGAGTCGTTCCccagaaatggagaaaatacaTTTAGCGGTAAATAATGAGTGTCCAGAGCATctaggagttttttttaaaatatttttaaaggatttttttggctctttatttgacagtgagtAGATAGGAAAGTGGGCTGTGAGAGGAGGAGGTCAACAGGTGGGACTCGAACTTGTGACAGCTGTACCTCTGCACCCATCTAGGATTTTAAAGAACCCAGAACGACATTTAAAACACTGATGGCCTCACTGTCTCAGTTGGGTTGAATCAGGCCTGATCCAATCCGAGTGGCTGTGCATGCATGGTTCTCTCCCTCGGTACTCTGGTTTTCTTCTGTAGTCCcacaaacatgactgtcaggttaattcgTCTCACTAGGGTATGTGTGCATACCGTGAATCTCGCCCAATGAAAGActgactaaatgtttttgttttttgtcttcctcAGACTTCAGGCTCGTCCATCCTATGGGGAACAGATCCACAACCGGATCCAGAAGATTCTGCAGACGCACAGCGTCACCTATGAGTATAGAGGGAGCTGTAACTTTTAATCCACCGCATGAGTGTTTATACAGCAAAACCTAAATGTTAATTCTAATGCATCCAGTGTTTTTCCACTAAATTGTATGTCAAGGGACAGCAGAGCAATATATATAACAGTAAGGTTTTCTAACATGTCAGATTCCAACTTGCAGTATTTTAATagaaatcaaaactaaaagtgAAGAGTCAAACCATCCCACGCACGTAAAGTATTCCctttattatatttaacattttcaaacatctaGAGCGTGTGAAGGCCGTTTCTTTTCCCACCTACCCATCTTCTGGGCTCCACTGGATGTTTGAGCCAAACAGAGCCGTTTATTAAACTCTGGCTCGGGTTTACAGAAGCCCCATTTTGCGTGTGTGGGAAGGAGACGCGGAGGATGTAAGCTGCATCTGTTGAGGGCTCGCCTCTTATAGCACAAAAGATAAGGATGAAGAGCCACTGCTGCAAGCCCATATAAAAACAGACTAGAGATTTGAGCAagagaaaaggaacaaaagTAATCCTGAATGAAGGACACAAAGAGACTGAGACACGACTGAAATGCAAACATAGCAGCTTCAGAGTATTACATGGAAATGTCTTCATCATTGACAAAGTTTTACAGAACATCCTTCTGCTATGGGATAGTATGTAAAGGTACAGTATTTGCCACAGCAAATCAAATTATAGCTCTATTATGAACTCTTGTAACTTCAACACTAGATAATAGAGAAGCAACCGTTTTCTGCATGTCTGCTTAAGTTCAAAATTATGCTACCTAACAATCTCCATAAAAGGTCAAGCTGAGTTTTTCCTTTGTCACATCAATGTAACTTTTATTCTGCACTCCCGATATTATCATAGTTGaacaaaatgtatgcattttaaactttaactcTACAATCTTCAGAATCACACCAAAGATGGTCAcaatgaaatcattttatttttaggaagaCACTCTAAAACTGGTTCAGATTTCATTAAAAAGCCAACTAGTAGCAAACAGAAGCAGTATTTATTAATCACTGTACAGAGTTATGAAATCGTCAGATCAGGACTCCGTGAGGATTAGTGTTTCACTGTCGATACACTCGTCTCACACTCCTCGATGATATCAGTGTTCATGGAAAAGCCCCTCAGGGTCAGAGTTCACAACTTCTTCACTTCTTACGTAATTTCTTCTTCTGGCTCCTCTTCCCAGCTCGTTGTGCTGCTCTCTCTGCTATAATCTGCTGGTACTTCCTTTTATTCTTTCTGCATcgagaaaagaaaactgcatttcatgtttctgtttttaaaagtctgaaacaataaaatctagaaaaatGGGCATTTCTTGTGAAAATGAAGTGTGAATGCTGTAAGCAGAATGTTTTTGGAGAAAATCGGAAGGAGTGATAGAATGAGGGTCTGAATTGGAGTTTAAATTCATCATTCCAATTAAATTGACCAAATTAGAATCAATTAGTTCATTCTGAATTAGTCCTCTAATTCGGAATGAACCAACTCATTTCGAATTAGTTATGAGACATATAATCTGTGGGGAACAAAAGGTTGTGCTCCTTTGTTTTCTCCCTGTGGTCCAGCTGCAATCTGTGGAAATACACCACTtgttcagaaacaaccaataagagACAGGAGGAAGATctaacgctgtcaatcacacaTGTGTACACGCTGGTCATGGCCTCCCTCTTGCTCTCTGTATGCTACAGCTGGTTCCCCACACTGACCTGGAGcccggctctgattggttgtttctgaccgggagcggtgcatttctgtTGAACGtgagatttttttccaacacGTTTTCAAAAGTTTACTCTGAGATTTTACCTCCGCAATAAAAGAttaggggtttttttccacACGGTACAttgtcaaaacaagaaaaagaagtcaAATGTAACATTGAAGTTTATTCCTTCGTGAGTTTAACTTACTGCCTGAACTCGGCATcatgcagcagctcctccaccatggttctcttcctctctttcttaGGAATACGGGAATGATAGAAATCAACGGGGCTGTCCACCACGGTGCCCACCTGTCAGACATGTAGAATGAGATTAAAAAATCTTATCGCCACAGATTGTGACATTGTAGAACAACTACTTGAAAGATTAATGAAAGTGTGTGCATTTTTGTGAGGAATCTGAGACGGCAGTTAACAACGACCTGGAAATATTTGGGGAAGCCATCTCTGTCGTTCTTCTTGTAGAACCTCTTGGGATCCAGGGAGCCTCTCATCTTCAGGACCTGAAGGTCCCCTTTCAGCTCCTGGGTAACCTCTGGAGCTTTCATACCAAACCAACCGTCTCCCGTTGATTTTGCCCTCtctgcctaaaaaaataaatgatcgGTTCAAAACAAGCTTCATTGATGGAGAGCTTACCAGacttcaaaaatgctttaattgttcaaactgagggctaactttttaaaacttactCTGTGTTTCAACTTTAAGGCTTGTTTAGATTCACTGTAGGGAGGCACTGCATCCTTCTTCTCAAAGTCCGGGCCGATCACGCTCTTCTTCATCACCTGTGGAGAAGCACAGAAACTGCCATCCTGAACACGTCTCTAAAAACAACTCAGAGTAAAACGGGCCAAAGTCCAAAAGCTTGGACAGAAACTATAAACATTATCTGAATAAATATGACGTTCATTATTCATTCTGCACCTCAGCTCACCTTCAGAGAAACAGAGTAAGAAAAATCAATCAGTAATTTACCTCACCCACACTcttcttttccttcagtttttgcAGCAAGCTGGAGACGGGTTTTGATTTGCTGCCATCGAAACTGATGTATAAACCCCCGAGCTCCTTCACCCTGATGCCGGGGTCAATACGGCTGGACATCTCTGTCCTGAAATTAATAGGCATAAAGAAAATTCCTCAAGAGGAGCAACCACGTCTCATTCCTCACCGCTGTACGGCAGTGATGTAACCAGGAGGCTCTGCAGTCCTTTACATGACCAATCCATTTAAGACAATAATAAAGTCCCCAAACATATAATCAAGTGAGCAGGTTGCTCTCTGAATGAAGCACCTTTCACAGTGACAGGTAAGTGTTGCTACAATTCAGTAGAAATCTCTATAGCATAAACCGCTCTTGCAAGGATGAGTAGCAAAAAGTGAGGTAAGCATTCCCTAAAACTTGGATAATTAACCCTAACCTCCACATTTATTGGTAGCTGCTGGTCTATTATCTACAGAGACCCGAGTATCCAGGTATGAAGCTTTCGAAACAACAACAGGGACATATTGCAACTTagatgaaaaaaagtatttgacaaTTTTGAAGtagaaaatgaatttaaaagtgATAGAAATGAGATGTGAGTTAATATATTACAAAAACTGCTAGTAAtagtctttaaaatgtttcctctggCGTCAGTGGGTAAATGGACCTTTTAGTCATCATGAccattcaaagtgctttaagcTAGAGCCACAttctcaaacatgcacacattcaAACACCCTACTGTATCTTTGCACCCTGCTTAGTGTAGCTTTTCTTAAGTTGAGACTTAGAGGTATTCTGATCTTTACGCTCATTAAAGACTCcataatttgtacattttgaatttctAAAGCCTATAAAAAGGTATTACGTTAACTCTAAGTTATATTTTTCCATGTTGCCTGAAGTcagaattagaattttttttttgtggttggatgcgagtaaaattaaaatctataaTCTATAATGACTGCCTGAAGTCCCACCCCCTTCCTTCATTGAGCCTTGGGACGGTTTTGACTCTGtgcaacacagaaaacatcaaaaaagaTGATGGTGATCTTTTTCTTCACCTCTGCCTTCAAACTGGAATAATCCGTTACACTTACAACTGAGAGCTTCTGCTGGAGAACAAGACTTTTGAATCCTCGTCCTCATCCTCGTCCCCCTCTTCGTCGATGAACTCTTCATCTTCAGATTCAGCTCCTTTATCCACAGcgtcctcttcctctctgaagTACTGCTGGTCAGCATCTTGTCCGGGTCGAGTGTCGATCATAAACAGACCCTCCACCGCGGACGTCGAGGCTGCCTCGGACATGTTGGAAGGCTCTCTTCGTCTTTCCTCTCTGCTCCCCGAATCGTCTTCGTCATCAAAGTCATCTTCGTCATCGCTGCTGTCTAGCAggctgattgttttctttttctggacaACAATGTCCTTAGATTTCTGCTCCGAGTCAGACTCTACCGTGACCTTTGCCTTCTGGCTCGCCGTCACCTGGACCTCCAGTTTTTCCTCCTCACTGGGCCTGGTTTCCTCCTTCAGAGGCTCGTCTGCCGGGGTGGGATGGATCcctgcagcttcctgcttctcctccctctctgccATGTCAGAGTCCATTTCTCTTATTACTGGAGCAGACTGAAGACTCTGCTCTGGCTCTGATGGTGGTACCGTTTCCTGCATCTTCTCCATCTCTGAGGCCTCTCCAGCTTTGCTATCATGAGACAGCTCCTCCTGCAGGTCTTTGGTGATCACTGCAGGCTCACTCTCATCACACACTGACCCAGGGAGCTCCACATCTTCTGATGGAtccattttctccttttctgctTTCTCCTCATCAGCTCCACTGGAAGTGAACTCCAAGCTTTCCTGTTCTCCAGATGTTTGGATCGTTTCTTCCTCTACCAGAGTGCAGTCTGTATCCTCTCCAATCACGGTGCTTTCTAACTTAGAATCATTCAACAAGCTCTCCTCTTCAGCTGCTTCTTCACTTTTTTCTAAAACGAAGCTGCTGGGCTTTGTGGACTGTCTGGATGTAGGAGCTCTCCGACTGCTGGACTCTTTGCTTCCCGCTGATGAATTTGCTTCCACCTCCTCAGATTCTGAATCCACAGTGGATTTAGACACAGCAGACTGGGTTCTGGTGCTCAGACTGTAGGTGGGCCCAGACTCAAACCCGTCAGAGTCGCAATATAATTTCTTATCTTCGTTCCCAGTCAAAGCTGCTTTCCCTCTTGTTGGTTTGCTTCGTCGAGTCGTCCTGGTGGGGGACTGGGAGCTTTCGGACAGCTCGTCCAGGTGGATGGGAATAGGACGGAGTTGCCTCCTGAGCCTTCGTCCTGAGATGCTGGATGTGCCGCTCTCGGCCTCTGAGAGCTCGGAGTCTTCGATGTGTCGCCTTGCAGATGATCGGGTGTGAGCAGATTTCCTCTGACTTCTTGTAACTCTCTGAGATCCGGACTCGGCTCTCGGTGCCATTTCCTCTTTGCCGTCTGCTGCTTTCGCCGAGCCAGATGTCTGAGCCGGCTTTCTTCTTGTGCTCCGTCTGCTGCCAAGTCCAGGTCTGGCTGCAGACACAGCAGACGAGCTCGACTCCACCTCGGACGTCTCATGGTCCTGATCCTTCTCAAGAAGCGCTCTCGTCCTCGCTCTGGTCAGCGTTACTGGCGGCTCGGAGTCCGACAGCGCAGAGCAGAGGGACTCCACGTCAGACGTCTCCTCTTCATGGTCGGAGCCCACTGGAGTGCAGGGCTTCTCTGGGCTGTGGAATCTGGAGGCTCTGGTGCCTCTCCTCTTGTTGGAGGTGGCAGGAGTATCTAGGGATTCTCCTTTGTTCTTCTCCAGCTGGCTGGAGGTCtctgtgagggtctgctggcaTTCCTCCTGCTGAGCCCTCCTGGTTCTTCGGGCGGTAGAGGGCGTGGCCTGTTGAGCACAAGAAAAACAGCTCATAGCAAACATGGTTTACAGGTATATTGCAATAAATTAGATTATCATTGAAAACTGTCACTCAGAGTGATACTCGTATCTTAATAGGACTGGAACAAGCGATTATTTTTATAATccataattaattaattgggTAAAACAAttggcacattctacagatttaaccaattaaacctttttttacacaatattagaaacacattaatagatgcaaaataaaaacaattaaatttctttttcaaataagaaaataaacacaaccaagattcctttaaaaaatttgaactcggtgaaactaaaactacacCGCTTGAGGaggagttttgtgtttttattgtaaatgcaaaatatagATAATTTTTCTTACAGGTTTGGCCCAATTACTGTTCTGAGTAAGACCTTTTCggaaaattgtcttttttaagtATACACTCCAGTAACAGACTAATTGATTACTGCattagttgattattatttcaataatcgattagtCACAATTCATCCggttaatcatttcagccctataTCTTACACATTACACACTTACAAATTCCACAGAATTAGTTCTAtcaatataaatgatttttgttaacagcaaattaatctcaaaatatagTTTCTCATAAAATGGGAATTTAACAGTTGTCCAGCAGAGAGAAGGTAAACCTCAAAACAAGGTTTCTATACCTTCTTTCTTGTACATATTGCAGACTTTTTCCAAGTTAAGCTTTCTAGacttctctgtgttttattgataaaaGCAAGaagggaaagaaggaaagaaagcaaTAAGGTAAGATGGAtgcaagaaaaggaaaaggaaggtaaaaataaataagaaaaaatggaGGATAGGAGAAAGGAAGGTTGTCAATTTACTAATTAGAGTCAAACTAAAATTttaagctgaaagaaaaatatgaacaaactgactttgattttaaacaaaccTTCAACACCATCGCCTGGGCTCTCTCGCTCTCAATAAATGTGTCCATCACTTGttgacaaaacaaatttgtacGTTTCTTTATAAAGTTTTTCCCCTAATATTGCAGGAGATCCTCACTTGGTACTTGTAACTTATTTATAGCTCAGTGAGAGGCATGTATGCTGCAAACTGGGGGAAAATAGTGAGGATGAAATAATCTACAAGGCAGGTAATCAGAGGagcagctttaattattttccGAGACAAACTCTTCACATGAATCGTCAATCTGAATGGGTTTTACCACCTTTGCTGTTTGGTATCCAAcaacttctgttaaaaaaatgtttgtaaactCAGATCACCTCCTATCGCTCCACGTGAGGCTTCGGCGGAGCCACACACGCGAGGACGCCGGCAGCCACGTGACTGCTTTAAATCACCACCGATCAAATATCCACAGTTTCCAGCCTTACATACACATATCTACTGTACGCACCTGGACAACTGACTGCTTTTCCTCCGCTCTTTTAGGGGCAGAGTCCGCGTATGCTCCTCTTCTGGTGGCCACCATCTTGGACGCGATATTCTACTTTCACTTCCGGTCCGGGCCAGACCTGGGTAATCGATGCGCGGAGAAAAGCAACAGGCCTAGTAGACAAACgcatcagtttttgttttcctctgttcaACAATCCAGTATTCTTATTGTTATAGGACTCTGGTTtacttttggaaaatctggCTTTATAATGTACAAACTCTTGATGTCTTGTAAATCCACTTGATAATCATAGTAAATTGTTTATTATTCTGCTGAAGTCTGAATATGTGTTTTTCTGCCAGCAACACAATGccaagtttaaataaaaatacttaaaaaatgaGGCATGAACAAAACTTATATTCGGATTTCCCAggtcttttttaaaacttaaatatacTAATAATACATTCATGTGGAGATGTGTTCAAAGCAAAGGCGCTCAAAATACTGAACCTGTGAGTAGCAGAGAACGGAAGGAAGAAAATTAGGACACAAGACATACA
It encodes:
- the dnttip2 gene encoding deoxynucleotidyltransferase terminal-interacting protein 2 — translated: MVATRRGAYADSAPKRAEEKQSVVQATPSTARRTRRAQQEECQQTLTETSSQLEKNKGESLDTPATSNKRRGTRASRFHSPEKPCTPVGSDHEEETSDVESLCSALSDSEPPVTLTRARTRALLEKDQDHETSEVESSSSAVSAARPGLGSRRSTRRKPAQTSGSAKAADGKEEMAPRAESGSQRVTRSQRKSAHTRSSARRHIEDSELSEAESGTSSISGRRLRRQLRPIPIHLDELSESSQSPTRTTRRSKPTRGKAALTGNEDKKLYCDSDGFESGPTYSLSTRTQSAVSKSTVDSESEEVEANSSAGSKESSSRRAPTSRQSTKPSSFVLEKSEEAAEEESLLNDSKLESTVIGEDTDCTLVEEETIQTSGEQESLEFTSSGADEEKAEKEKMDPSEDVELPGSVCDESEPAVITKDLQEELSHDSKAGEASEMEKMQETVPPSEPEQSLQSAPVIREMDSDMAEREEKQEAAGIHPTPADEPLKEETRPSEEEKLEVQVTASQKAKVTVESDSEQKSKDIVVQKKKTISLLDSSDDEDDFDDEDDSGSREERRREPSNMSEAASTSAVEGLFMIDTRPGQDADQQYFREEEDAVDKGAESEDEEFIDEEGDEDEDEDSKVLFSSRSSQLTEMSSRIDPGIRVKELGGLYISFDGSKSKPVSSLLQKLKEKKSVGEVMKKSVIGPDFEKKDAVPPYSESKQALKLKHRAERAKSTGDGWFGMKAPEVTQELKGDLQVLKMRGSLDPKRFYKKNDRDGFPKYFQVGTVVDSPVDFYHSRIPKKERKRTMVEELLHDAEFRQKNKRKYQQIIAERAAQRAGKRSQKKKLRKK